From the Balearica regulorum gibbericeps isolate bBalReg1 chromosome 4, bBalReg1.pri, whole genome shotgun sequence genome, one window contains:
- the ATOH1 gene encoding transcription factor ATOH1 yields MSLPRAAWAEGARELGAPEPPLGPETGGCGFAPGWLGVCCAARLPAASPRYLLPGEEEEEEEAAEGSAARGGGSSPGGARGTAAGGGRPRGGGGGPGLRAQVSGVQKQRRLAANARERRRMHGLNHAFDQLRNVIPSFNNDKKLSKYETLQMAQIYISALAELLHSPAAPPDTPGKAEHRGGPFEPPCAAGAGPPPGPPAPQPGPPRASPPGHGRTRFAPPPAAGGYSVQLDPLHFPSFAEGALMGQRAPSPALLMPQSGQPPQERSKTSPRSHRSDGEFSPRSHYSDSDEAS; encoded by the coding sequence ATGAGCCTGCCGCGCGCCGCCTGGGCCGAGGGCGCCCGGGAGCTGGGGGCGCCGGAGCCGCCGCTGGGGCCGGAGACGGGCGGCTGCGGCTTCGCCCCGGGCTGGCTGGGCGTGTGCTGCGCCGCTCGCCTGCCCGCCGCCTCGCCCCGCTACCTGCTgcccggggaggaggaggaggaggaggaggcggcggaggggagcgcggcgcggggcggcgggagcagccccggcggggcgcggggcacggcggcgggcggcgggcggccgcggggcggcggcggcgggcccggcCTGCGGGCGCAGGTGAGCGGCGTGCAGAAGCAGCGGCGGCTGGCGGCCAACGcgcgggagcggcggcggaTGCACGGGCTGAACCACGCCTTCGACCAGCTGCGCAATGTCATCCCCTCCTTCAACAACGACAAGAAGCTCTCCAAGTACGAGACGTTGCAGATGGCGCAGATCTACATCAGCGCCCTGGCCgagctgctgcacagccccgccgccccccccgaCACCCCCGGAAAGGCCGAGCACCGCGGGGGTCCCTTCGAGCCACCCTgcgccgccggggccgggccgccgccggggccgccggcgCCGCAGCCGGGGCCGCCGAGAGCCTCCCCCCCCGGGCACGGCAGGACTCGCttcgccccgccgccggccgcggGGGGTTACTCGGTGCAGCTCGACCCGCTGCACTTCCCCTCCTTTGCGGAGGGCGCCCTGATGGGACAGAGAGCCCCTTCCCCCGCCCTCCTCATGCCGCAGTCCGGGCAGCCGCCGCAGGAGAGGAGCAAAACGTCGCCCCGGTCCCACAGGAGCGACGGGGAGTTCTCGCCCCGCTCCCACTACAGCGACTCGGACGAGGCCAGCTAG